A stretch of the Lusitaniella coriacea LEGE 07157 genome encodes the following:
- the radC gene encoding RadC family protein — protein sequence MTYSLRIADLPLSERPRERLLDIGAKHLATAELIAILIATGQGKGKLSAVGLGQYLLQELSQYQRDPLDVLRDISPQELMQISGIGPAKATTILAAIELGKRAFQFRPKERATIDSPEAAAAALSHDLMWQHQERFAVVLLDVKNCLVGTQVITIGTATETLAPPVQIFREAIRQGATKLIVAHNHPSGNIEPSSDDIDLTQRLLQAAQFLHLPVLDHLILGNGNHCSLREMTDLWRRFPQGE from the coding sequence ATGACCTATAGCCTCAGAATTGCCGATCTTCCCCTCAGCGAACGCCCTCGCGAAAGACTCCTCGATATTGGTGCTAAACACCTCGCAACCGCAGAGTTAATCGCAATTTTGATCGCCACGGGTCAAGGGAAGGGGAAGTTGTCGGCGGTGGGTTTGGGTCAATATTTGTTGCAAGAACTCAGTCAATATCAACGAGATCCTCTGGACGTACTGAGAGATATTAGTCCTCAAGAATTGATGCAAATTTCAGGGATTGGCCCGGCGAAAGCAACGACGATTTTAGCGGCGATTGAATTGGGAAAACGAGCGTTTCAATTTCGTCCGAAAGAACGCGCTACGATTGATAGTCCTGAAGCTGCGGCTGCCGCTTTGAGTCACGATTTGATGTGGCAGCATCAAGAGCGTTTTGCGGTGGTGTTGCTGGATGTGAAAAATTGTTTGGTTGGGACGCAGGTGATTACGATTGGTACGGCGACGGAAACCCTTGCACCGCCGGTACAAATTTTTCGAGAGGCAATTCGACAAGGGGCAACAAAGTTAATTGTCGCGCACAATCACCCGTCGGGAAATATCGAGCCGAGTTCAGACGATATCGATTTGACGCAACGACTTCTCCAGGCGGCGCAGTTTCTTCATCTTCCGGTACTAGATCATTTGATTCTGGGGAATGGGAATCATTGCAGTTTGCGGGAGATGACGGATTTATGGAGGCGGTTTCCTCAAGGGGAGTAA
- a CDS encoding nuclease A inhibitor family protein, whose amino-acid sequence MELTPTRGLTAPRHPIPPSPRVMKDRFSIFDRLHQLSSNLLWMSETDAPFEVFAWSDGEEMTPKNLLQKIDRALDTTVKMVDLDKFFKNAIAEQDWYDEEERQTAQRYRSLVETLKQSLSKIKVYQVGQTEIDVYIVGQLPSGNWVGLSTKVVET is encoded by the coding sequence ATGGAACTCACGCCGACGCGAGGTCTGACCGCACCCCGTCACCCCATCCCCCCATCTCCCCGCGTCATGAAAGACCGTTTTTCCATTTTTGACCGACTCCATCAACTTTCCTCCAATCTCCTCTGGATGAGCGAAACCGATGCGCCTTTTGAGGTTTTTGCCTGGTCTGACGGGGAAGAGATGACCCCAAAAAACTTATTGCAAAAAATCGATCGCGCGCTGGATACGACTGTTAAGATGGTCGATCTCGATAAATTTTTTAAAAACGCGATCGCCGAACAGGATTGGTACGACGAAGAAGAACGGCAAACCGCGCAACGTTATCGTTCCCTGGTTGAAACCCTCAAACAGTCTCTGAGCAAGATTAAAGTCTATCAAGTGGGTCAAACCGAAATTGATGTTTATATTGTCGGTCAACTTCCCTCTGGCAATTGGGTGGGATTATCGACAAAAGTTGTTGAAACCTAA